A genomic stretch from Fibrobacter sp. UWB13 includes:
- a CDS encoding T9SS type A sorting domain-containing protein encodes MKAKRLSFVTAACVAALCTTSFAYTISGTVSDDQGNLLKDVDVSLLKEGKNTKTDDQGKFTIHEDEEEVGINPSFKNAVGYIGVNKGILSYSQSSTSPVQVKIYNSLGNQVFNKTLQGSGTYDLSKGLKARGTYFAQVSVGSATQRFKFTTDGSFNSSLGSQDASALMKDAQAGEAIRFVAKDYDTLTIALNTLDTNLNVKLTKSVPAEQTFKFGYALKNEPRKSKGCGKASSLRSNRKVENGEQFSINVGGKNRTFFITLPNNYDNTKPHKLLIANHCMGSKAEDFVHHNPDYDHPTPYYGQQKLDKNGDYIFVAPQGNDNGTWNGKEDHQFVDEMITAMFDNYCVDTTRVFATGFSFGAMFTNSLAQDLQERLRAVAVYATADYNIWLPSAGSGRYDAKNLPIAWMGVHGKRDGMCNYDRAKTSALPRILKRNGKADANGNFTDASSEKPQEFNGTAGHLCYDFKNVDERFPVKWCSWNGEHQWTAHDGPNTGTGQGWQNTWVPEEAHKFFEQF; translated from the coding sequence ATGAAAGCGAAACGTCTTTCGTTCGTTACCGCAGCATGCGTTGCGGCTTTATGTACCACATCATTCGCCTACACGATTAGCGGAACCGTTTCCGACGATCAGGGTAATCTTCTCAAAGACGTCGATGTCAGCCTACTCAAAGAAGGCAAAAACACAAAGACTGACGATCAGGGTAAATTCACCATCCATGAAGATGAAGAAGAAGTGGGCATCAACCCAAGCTTCAAAAACGCCGTCGGTTACATTGGCGTCAACAAAGGCATCCTCTCTTACTCCCAGAGCAGCACCTCCCCTGTTCAGGTAAAGATTTACAACTCGCTCGGCAACCAGGTTTTCAATAAGACATTGCAGGGCTCCGGCACGTACGACTTGAGCAAGGGTCTCAAGGCTCGCGGCACCTACTTCGCACAGGTTTCCGTTGGTTCTGCTACGCAGAGATTCAAGTTTACGACTGACGGTAGCTTCAATAGCTCACTCGGTTCACAAGACGCAAGCGCTCTCATGAAGGACGCTCAGGCAGGTGAAGCCATCCGCTTTGTCGCCAAGGACTACGACACGCTCACCATCGCACTCAACACGCTTGACACAAACCTCAACGTGAAGCTCACGAAGAGCGTACCGGCAGAACAGACCTTCAAATTCGGCTATGCCCTCAAGAACGAACCGCGCAAGAGTAAAGGGTGCGGCAAGGCTTCCAGCTTGAGATCCAACAGAAAGGTCGAAAATGGCGAACAGTTCTCCATTAACGTTGGAGGAAAGAATCGCACATTCTTCATCACCTTGCCAAACAATTACGACAACACCAAGCCACACAAGCTCCTCATCGCAAACCACTGCATGGGCTCTAAGGCTGAAGACTTTGTGCACCATAATCCGGACTACGACCATCCGACTCCGTATTATGGCCAGCAGAAACTGGACAAGAACGGCGACTACATCTTCGTAGCACCTCAGGGTAACGACAACGGTACTTGGAACGGCAAGGAAGACCACCAGTTCGTTGACGAAATGATTACCGCGATGTTCGACAACTACTGCGTTGACACCACCCGCGTGTTCGCCACAGGATTTAGCTTCGGCGCCATGTTCACGAACTCTCTCGCTCAGGACTTGCAAGAAAGACTCCGCGCTGTAGCCGTCTACGCAACTGCAGACTACAACATTTGGCTCCCGTCTGCAGGATCGGGTCGTTACGACGCCAAGAACTTGCCTATCGCCTGGATGGGCGTACACGGCAAGAGAGACGGTATGTGCAACTACGACCGCGCCAAGACCAGCGCCCTCCCGAGAATCCTCAAGCGTAACGGCAAGGCCGACGCCAATGGCAACTTCACCGATGCCAGCAGCGAAAAGCCGCAAGAATTCAATGGCACAGCGGGTCACCTCTGCTACGATTTCAAGAATGTTGACGAACGCTTCCCGGTCAAGTGGTGCAGCTGGAACGGCGAACACCAGTGGACAGCACATGACGGCCCCAACACGGGTACCGGACAGGGCTGGCAGAACACTTGGGTTCCTGAAGAAGCTCACAAGTTCTTCGAACAGTTCTAA